One Pseudomonas sp. MH9.2 DNA segment encodes these proteins:
- the pyrR gene encoding bifunctional pyr operon transcriptional regulator/uracil phosphoribosyltransferase PyrR has protein sequence MSLPNPAALISQMAIDLKAYLSQRNITEPRYIGIRTGGIWVAQALLEALGSQSPLGTLDVSFYRDDFSQSGLHPQVRPSALPFEIEGQHLVLIDDVLMSGRTIRAALNELFDYGRPASVTLVCLLDLNAGELPISPDVVGATLSLAPDERVKLLGPAPLALEYQNLSAAAL, from the coding sequence ATGAGTCTGCCCAATCCCGCCGCACTGATCAGCCAGATGGCCATTGATCTGAAGGCCTATCTGAGCCAGCGCAACATCACTGAACCGCGTTATATCGGCATTCGCACGGGCGGCATCTGGGTCGCACAGGCGTTGCTTGAAGCGCTGGGCAGCCAGTCGCCGTTGGGCACACTGGACGTGTCCTTCTACCGCGACGATTTCAGCCAGAGCGGCCTGCACCCGCAAGTGCGTCCCTCGGCCCTGCCGTTCGAGATCGAAGGCCAGCACTTGGTACTGATCGATGACGTGCTGATGAGCGGCCGGACCATCCGCGCTGCGCTCAACGAACTGTTCGATTACGGCCGTCCGGCCAGCGTGACCCTGGTCTGCCTGCTCGATCTTAACGCCGGGGAACTGCCGATTAGCCCCGACGTGGTCGGCGCCACCCTGTCGCTGGCGCCCGATGAGCGGGTAAAATTGCTCGGCCCCGCGCCGCTCGCACTTGAATACCAGAACCTCTCTGCCGCCGCCCTCTAG
- a CDS encoding aspartate carbamoyltransferase catalytic subunit, with product MTPIDAKRPLQLNHQGQLRHFLSLDGLPRELLTEILDTADSFLEVGARAVKKVPLLRGKTVCNVFFENSTRTRTTFELAAQRLSADVITLNVSTSSTSKGETLFDTLRNLEAMAADMFVVRHGDSGAAHFIAEHVCPEVAIINGGDGRHAHPTQGMLDMLTIRRHKGGFENLSVAIVGDILHSRVARSNMIALKALGCPDIRVVAPKTLLPVGVEQYGVKVYTDLAAGLKDVDVVIMLRLQRERMQGGLLPSEGEFYRLFGLTTARLAGAKPDVIVMHPGPINRGVEIESAVADGAHSVILNQVTYGIAIRMAVLSMAMSGQTAQRQFEQENAQ from the coding sequence ATGACGCCTATCGACGCCAAGCGCCCACTGCAGCTCAATCATCAGGGCCAGCTGCGCCACTTTCTCTCGCTCGACGGTTTGCCCCGCGAGTTACTCACCGAAATTCTCGACACCGCCGATTCCTTTCTGGAAGTCGGCGCCCGGGCGGTAAAGAAAGTCCCGCTGCTGCGCGGCAAGACGGTGTGCAACGTGTTCTTCGAGAACTCGACCCGCACCCGCACCACATTCGAACTGGCTGCCCAACGGCTGTCGGCCGACGTGATCACCCTGAATGTCTCGACCTCGTCCACCAGTAAGGGCGAAACGCTGTTCGACACCCTGCGCAACCTTGAAGCGATGGCCGCCGACATGTTCGTCGTGCGTCATGGCGACTCGGGCGCCGCGCACTTCATCGCCGAACATGTCTGCCCGGAGGTCGCGATCATCAACGGTGGCGACGGCCGCCATGCGCACCCGACTCAGGGCATGCTCGACATGCTCACCATTCGTCGGCACAAGGGTGGTTTCGAAAACCTCTCCGTGGCCATCGTTGGTGACATCCTGCACTCGCGGGTGGCGCGCTCGAACATGATTGCGCTCAAAGCCCTCGGCTGCCCGGACATCCGCGTAGTCGCGCCGAAAACCTTGTTGCCGGTGGGCGTCGAGCAGTACGGGGTCAAGGTCTACACCGACCTGGCTGCCGGCCTCAAAGACGTCGACGTGGTGATCATGCTGCGCCTGCAGCGCGAACGCATGCAGGGCGGTCTGTTGCCCAGCGAAGGTGAGTTCTACCGCCTGTTCGGCCTGACCACCGCTCGTCTGGCCGGCGCCAAACCGGACGTCATTGTCATGCACCCAGGCCCGATCAACCGCGGCGTGGAGATCGAGTCGGCAGTGGCCGACGGCGCCCATTCGGTAATCCTCAACCAGGTCACCTACGGCATCGCAATACGCATGGCTGTGCTGTCCATGGCCATGAGCGGGCAAACCGCACAACGTCAATTCGAGCAGGAGAACGCCCAGTGA
- a CDS encoding dihydroorotase: MKLSILGARVIDPTSGLDTVIDLHLEAGKIIALGEAPAGFVASQTIEAKGLVAAPGLVDLNVALREPGYSRKGTIASETQAAAAGGVTSLCCPPRTKPVLDTSAVAELIIDRAREAGNCKVFPIGAFSKGLEGEQLAELIALRDAGCVAFGNGLDSFRNTRTLCRALEYAATFDLTVIFHSQDRDLAEGGLAHEGPTASFLGLPGIPETAETVALARDLLLVEQSGVRAHFSQLTSARGVELIAQAQARGLPVTADVAMYQLILIDEALIDFSSLYHVQPPLRTRADRDGLRAAVKSGVVQAISSHHQPHERDAKLAPFGATEPGISSVELLLPLAMTLVADGLLDLPTLLARLSAGPAAALRLPAGQLRVGAPADLVLFDPTASTVVGEKWLSKGENCPFLGHCLPGAVRYTLVDGRISYSS; this comes from the coding sequence GTGAAGCTCAGCATCCTCGGCGCTCGCGTCATCGACCCCACCAGCGGTCTGGACACCGTCATTGATCTGCACCTGGAAGCCGGCAAGATTATCGCCCTCGGCGAGGCGCCAGCAGGTTTCGTTGCCAGCCAGACGATTGAGGCCAAGGGCCTGGTCGCCGCACCCGGCCTGGTCGACCTCAACGTAGCCCTGCGCGAACCGGGCTACAGCCGTAAAGGCACAATCGCCAGTGAGACCCAAGCCGCAGCAGCCGGCGGCGTCACCAGCCTGTGCTGCCCGCCACGGACCAAACCGGTGCTCGACACCTCCGCCGTGGCCGAGCTGATCATCGACCGCGCCCGCGAAGCCGGCAATTGCAAAGTGTTCCCCATCGGCGCCTTCAGCAAGGGTCTGGAAGGTGAACAACTGGCCGAGCTGATTGCCTTGCGCGATGCGGGCTGCGTCGCCTTCGGCAATGGTCTGGACAGCTTTCGCAATACCCGGACGTTGTGCCGGGCACTGGAATACGCCGCGACATTCGACCTGACGGTGATTTTCCATTCTCAGGACCGCGATCTGGCTGAAGGGGGCCTGGCCCATGAAGGCCCTACTGCCAGCTTCCTCGGCTTGCCGGGCATCCCGGAAACCGCCGAAACCGTGGCCTTGGCTCGGGATCTGCTGCTGGTGGAACAAAGCGGCGTGCGCGCGCACTTCAGCCAATTGACCAGTGCACGCGGTGTGGAACTGATCGCTCAGGCGCAGGCCCGTGGGCTGCCGGTCACCGCCGACGTGGCGATGTATCAGCTTATCCTCATCGATGAAGCGCTGATCGACTTCTCCAGCCTGTACCACGTCCAGCCGCCGCTACGCACCCGCGCCGACCGCGATGGCCTGCGTGCAGCGGTTAAGTCCGGGGTGGTTCAAGCCATCTCCAGCCATCACCAACCCCATGAACGCGACGCCAAGCTGGCCCCGTTCGGGGCGACCGAGCCGGGCATCAGCAGCGTTGAGCTGCTATTGCCGCTGGCGATGACGTTGGTCGCAGACGGCCTGCTCGACCTGCCAACCCTGCTGGCACGCCTCAGCGCTGGCCCTGCGGCGGCCTTGCGCCTGCCTGCCGGTCAATTGCGTGTCGGTGCGCCAGCGGATCTGGTGCTGTTCGACCCGACGGCTTCTACTGTTGTTGGCGAGAAATGGCTGTCCAAAGGCGAAAACTGCCCGTTCCTTGGCCACTGCCTGCCAGGGGCCGTGCGGTACACCCTGGTGGATGGACGGATCAGCTACAGCAGCTGA
- a CDS encoding DUF2235 domain-containing protein, whose product MSITLNSGSQRPAPAPLTPTPPFPKEGLLPRTSEDVALNYRTQYRPKLLAAYAAKRAAKAAGETYSGAPCINVLNITLCFDGTNNHEPSDKLGQPPSTSNVARLYHASVGANQGTEQSRANQMGFYRYYMQGVGTEFKEIGEFEPRDLGLIGAVGGENRINWGITRLLDAVGRACGEDPLTVDAAYELVQKMGTSFTEEMLGATLLKSGDSRRREALHAPLLALQKKVDYVHARKTKPRIIGLRLYVYGFSRGAAEARAFATWLESLTQVEIEGETCYLFAGLPICIAFLGLFDTVASTGMAYAMPFAEGHMGWADDSMRLSDSETFLERCVHLVAAHEQRTCFPVDSIRRKNDPDDPSTYRTNTVEYLYPGMHSDVGGGYSPGDQGKSLGGTQDVMSQIPLHHMYAEAYAVGAPLQAPPNALSDEQKQDEPWLEMAEEVHEAFDISETLTLRFNTWLAHHKTGPLEGALAGEQALLTGWRINRYGSFHFRTTSAYQHVTGKDMTQEEWDALKALHERQLAENKANHEGQPLKELSGSTLATHQEYRALKQGYEQRVGAAQPIDFNTHKAFEPTLDQRQMDRAMIEFGRDYDPSNWSLALAGDAISWATIPHLLFGGLIYLTNEQDEAQEYRDLRTSGNQAYLALYDLKTAEPLTDTARTLTDFFDDQVHDSRAWFMNSTRLGEREVFSDYFRYRCIFFDNESNKSLSPVARAGQVIGVGIAVASVGLSIKRHDPRYLVGLLIPSLGIPVFRGKVGFPQVSAFDSVTGIALPMLDNLDNIRAFSKDPGDMLKLAKALPTPPALSAETATTPELQKLLKATEAAKALAKVKDLLDRLPDESKMGLLDQVKGALGSGVS is encoded by the coding sequence ATGTCCATTACCTTGAATTCAGGCTCTCAACGCCCGGCCCCGGCGCCTTTAACGCCGACCCCGCCGTTCCCAAAAGAGGGGCTGCTGCCACGCACGTCCGAGGATGTGGCGCTTAACTACCGCACACAGTATCGGCCCAAGCTGCTGGCGGCCTATGCGGCTAAACGGGCCGCCAAAGCGGCGGGTGAAACCTATTCCGGCGCGCCGTGCATCAATGTGCTGAACATCACCCTGTGTTTCGACGGCACCAACAACCACGAACCCTCGGACAAACTCGGTCAACCCCCGAGCACCAGCAACGTCGCGCGGCTTTACCACGCCAGCGTCGGTGCCAACCAGGGCACAGAGCAGAGCCGGGCGAACCAGATGGGTTTCTATCGTTATTACATGCAAGGGGTCGGCACCGAGTTCAAGGAAATCGGTGAGTTCGAACCACGAGATCTGGGGCTGATCGGCGCGGTCGGCGGTGAGAACCGGATCAATTGGGGCATTACGCGCCTGCTGGATGCTGTGGGTCGGGCCTGCGGCGAAGACCCGCTAACCGTGGATGCAGCCTACGAGCTGGTGCAAAAAATGGGCACCTCGTTCACTGAAGAGATGCTCGGCGCGACGTTGCTCAAGAGTGGTGACAGCCGTCGGCGAGAGGCCCTGCACGCGCCGTTGCTGGCGCTGCAAAAAAAGGTCGACTACGTGCATGCGCGCAAGACCAAACCGCGGATCATCGGCCTGCGCCTGTACGTGTACGGCTTTTCCCGGGGCGCCGCCGAAGCCCGGGCCTTTGCTACCTGGCTGGAGAGCCTGACCCAGGTCGAAATCGAGGGTGAGACCTGTTACCTGTTTGCCGGCCTGCCGATCTGCATTGCCTTCCTGGGCCTGTTCGACACCGTGGCCTCCACCGGCATGGCCTACGCGATGCCGTTCGCCGAGGGCCATATGGGGTGGGCCGATGACTCCATGCGCCTGTCGGACTCGGAGACGTTTCTGGAGCGCTGCGTGCATCTGGTCGCCGCCCACGAGCAACGCACCTGTTTCCCGGTGGACTCGATCCGGCGCAAGAACGACCCCGATGACCCTTCGACCTACCGCACTAACACGGTCGAATACCTGTACCCCGGCATGCACTCCGATGTCGGGGGTGGGTATTCGCCGGGCGATCAGGGCAAGTCGCTGGGCGGCACTCAGGACGTGATGTCACAAATTCCGCTGCACCATATGTATGCGGAGGCCTATGCCGTGGGTGCGCCGTTGCAGGCGCCTCCCAATGCGCTCAGTGACGAACAGAAACAAGACGAGCCATGGCTGGAAATGGCTGAAGAAGTCCATGAAGCCTTCGACATCTCCGAAACCCTCACCCTCCGCTTCAACACCTGGCTCGCCCACCACAAAACCGGCCCGCTGGAAGGCGCCTTGGCCGGTGAGCAGGCGCTGCTGACGGGGTGGCGGATCAATCGGTATGGCAGTTTTCACTTCAGGACAACCTCCGCTTACCAGCATGTCACAGGCAAGGACATGACCCAGGAAGAGTGGGATGCCCTTAAAGCGCTGCATGAGCGACAGCTCGCCGAGAACAAGGCCAACCATGAGGGCCAACCGCTCAAGGAGTTGTCAGGCAGCACGCTGGCAACGCATCAGGAATATCGGGCGCTCAAACAGGGTTATGAACAACGCGTCGGCGCGGCACAACCCATCGACTTTAATACCCATAAAGCCTTTGAGCCCACGCTCGATCAGCGCCAGATGGACAGGGCCATGATCGAATTCGGTCGTGACTATGACCCAAGCAACTGGTCGCTGGCGTTGGCCGGTGACGCCATCAGTTGGGCGACCATTCCTCATCTGCTGTTCGGGGGGTTGATATACCTGACCAACGAGCAGGATGAAGCCCAGGAATACCGTGACCTGCGCACCTCTGGTAACCAGGCTTACCTGGCGCTGTATGACTTAAAAACCGCCGAGCCCCTGACGGATACTGCTCGCACGCTCACCGACTTTTTCGACGACCAGGTCCACGATTCCCGCGCCTGGTTCATGAACTCTACTCGCTTGGGCGAGCGCGAAGTGTTCAGTGATTACTTCCGCTACCGCTGCATCTTTTTCGACAACGAATCCAACAAGTCCCTGTCGCCGGTGGCGAGGGCCGGGCAAGTGATCGGGGTGGGTATTGCGGTGGCCAGTGTCGGTTTGAGCATCAAGCGCCACGACCCGCGTTACCTGGTGGGTCTGCTGATTCCATCGCTGGGCATTCCCGTGTTTCGCGGCAAGGTGGGCTTTCCGCAAGTCAGCGCATTTGATTCTGTCACGGGCATCGCCCTGCCGATGCTGGACAATCTCGACAACATTCGGGCGTTCAGCAAAGACCCCGGCGATATGCTGAAGCTGGCGAAAGCCTTGCCCACACCGCCAGCCCTCAGCGCAGAAACCGCGACCACGCCCGAGCTGCAAAAACTGCTCAAGGCCACGGAGGCGGCGAAGGCTTTAGCGAAGGTCAAGGATCTGCTCGACCGGTTGCCTGACGAATCGAAGATGGGGTTGTTGGATCAGGTGAAGGGAGCGTTGGGTAGCGGGGTGAGTTGA
- a CDS encoding DUF3304 domain-containing protein produces the protein MSRTLKPGTPRRRPALWVAAALACLALQACSQSLPDRLGAPIEGYSHTSAAINYFMVNGNGGPNIGPYGGGGSQNCCVSLPRKWHPGLTVVVEWEKDPNVGASRYWGVPPFSDAWRARMKEHRSKYTRHRAVVEVAPYEQLGLVNVHFLPCDQVKVAASPSYHGRPNHPYNYPLKMEVPAKCPLP, from the coding sequence ATGTCCCGCACCCTAAAACCTGGCACCCCACGCCGAAGGCCAGCGCTTTGGGTGGCGGCTGCGCTCGCCTGCCTTGCGCTGCAAGCGTGCAGCCAATCATTGCCCGACCGGCTCGGCGCGCCCATCGAGGGGTACAGCCACACCTCGGCGGCGATCAACTACTTCATGGTCAACGGCAACGGCGGGCCGAACATCGGGCCTTACGGCGGGGGCGGCAGCCAGAACTGCTGCGTGAGCCTGCCCCGCAAGTGGCACCCCGGCCTGACCGTGGTGGTGGAGTGGGAGAAGGATCCGAATGTCGGTGCGTCACGGTATTGGGGTGTCCCCCCGTTTTCTGATGCGTGGCGTGCACGAATGAAAGAACACCGATCCAAATACACCCGCCATCGCGCCGTCGTGGAGGTGGCACCGTATGAGCAACTCGGGCTGGTCAATGTGCACTTTCTGCCTTGCGATCAAGTCAAGGTCGCCGCCAGTCCCAGCTACCACGGTCGCCCCAATCACCCCTACAACTATCCTCTCAAGATGGAAGTTCCTGCCAAATGTCCATTACCTTGA
- a CDS encoding DUF3304 domain-containing protein has protein sequence MRRPLALCLLTCLALQACSQSLPDRLGAPIEGYSHTSAAINYFMVNGNGGPNIGPYGGGGSQNCCVSLPRQWHPGLTVVVEWEKDPTPHAYGKWPERPFSDAWNKRMQEHESKNTRHRAVVEVAPYEQLGLVNVHFLPCDQVKVAASPSYHGRPNHPYNYPMKMEEPAVCPAP, from the coding sequence ATGAGGCGCCCGCTCGCGCTTTGCCTGCTGACCTGCCTTGCGCTGCAAGCCTGCAGCCAATCATTGCCCGACCGACTCGGCGCGCCCATCGAGGGGTACAGCCACACCTCGGCGGCGATCAATTACTTCATGGTCAACGGCAACGGCGGTCCGAACATCGGCCCTTACGGCGGGGGCGGTAGCCAGAACTGCTGCGTGAGCCTGCCCCGCCAGTGGCACCCCGGCCTGACCGTGGTGGTGGAGTGGGAGAAGGATCCGACGCCGCACGCCTACGGCAAATGGCCTGAGCGCCCGTTCAGCGATGCTTGGAACAAGCGAATGCAGGAACACGAGTCTAAAAACACCCGCCATCGCGCCGTCGTGGAGGTGGCGCCGTATGAGCAACTTGGCCTGGTCAATGTGCATTTTCTGCCTTGCGATCAAGTCAAGGTCGCCGCCAGTCCTAGCTACCACGGTCGCCCCAATCATCCCTACAACTATCCTATGAAAATGGAAGAGCCTGCCGTATGTCCCGCACCCTAA